The segment ATCCGGATCAATCCACCGCCGAGCCTGCTCCGCCCCCAGCACCAGCGGCCGCCGGTCATGAATATCCACCATCCCCCCATCACTCGCCGCGGTGATGATCACAAACCCGTCCCCCTCGTTGGGCGCAAGCCCCGGCCGTACCTCGGCCAGCGCCGCCATGAACATCGGCGCGCCGCTTTTCAGGCGGATGAAGTACGCCTGCTTGCGCTTGGGCTCCTGCGGGTCGGCCACCCACTCATACCAACCATCGGCCATCACCAACGCCCGGCCCTGGGGCCACAGGGCCTTGAAGAATTTGCCGGTGGTCACGGTCTCGACGCGGGCGTTGATCGGCGGCGGGCGCTTGCCGGTGGCCCAGAAGGGCGCCCAGCCCCAGTGGCAGGGGTCGATGCGCAGGCCGTCGGCGGCGTTGTGCAGAATCAGCACGCGGCTGCCGGGGGCGACGTTGTAGCGGGCGATGGGGGCGTTGTCGTAGCCGCTGACCACGTCCTGTTCGGCCTGCAGTTCGCGCAGGTAGTCGGCCAGGCCCTGGTACTGGGCGAAGCGTCCGCACATGGGGTGCCTCCTGGGTTGCGAAAGCGGTCGGCACCTTGCTGCGCGCCGTACCTGAGTCTGCTCAGGATAGACGGCGGCAGCAGGCCGGTGCCGCTGGCTGCGAGCAGGCGAAGGAGGTCACGCCCGCAACAGGGTCATGCCGAGCAGATAAGCACCAGCAGCAGCGCTACGACCGCCATGAACACATAGTTGAGCACGCTGAAGCGCGCGTTGCTGCGGCCCTGGGGGTCGCCTGCGGCGGCGTTCAGGCCGCGCTGGCCCAGCCAGGTGATCCAGGCGGTGACCGGCAGCATTCCCAGGCTGGCGAAATCCGCGATGGGGTAGCCGATATTGTGGCGCGACAGGACGTCGGTCAGGTTGCTGATCAGCATGCCGACCACGAACAGCGTGGCCAGCTCTTTGGGATTCCAGTCGAAGTCGTTGCCGTCGCGCTTGAGGCGCGCGTCGGCCTCGCGGTACAGGGCGTGGGTGAAGAACAGCGCAAAAAACGCCCGGGCTACCGGCCACAGTTTTTCGCCGGTGCTGCGTTCTACCTGCTTCCAGTTCTTGTAGGCCCAGTACAGCTGGTACAGGCCGAGGGAGAGG is part of the Pseudomonas fakonensis genome and harbors:
- a CDS encoding SOS response-associated peptidase family protein; translated protein: MCGRFAQYQGLADYLRELQAEQDVVSGYDNAPIARYNVAPGSRVLILHNAADGLRIDPCHWGWAPFWATGKRPPPINARVETVTTGKFFKALWPQGRALVMADGWYEWVADPQEPKRKQAYFIRLKSGAPMFMAALAEVRPGLAPNEGDGFVIITAASDGGMVDIHDRRPLVLGAEQARRWIDPDLTGDEAQRVAEEQGLPVEAFEWFAVGREVGNVRNEGAELILPLGTMPLG